From Cricetulus griseus strain 17A/GY chromosome 1 unlocalized genomic scaffold, alternate assembly CriGri-PICRH-1.0 chr1_0, whole genome shotgun sequence, a single genomic window includes:
- the LOC100767117 gene encoding transmembrane protein 14C isoform X2, with amino-acid sequence MQKGSGPLVPLHYLGFGYAALVATAGIIGYAKADSVPSLVAGLFFGSLSGLGAYQISQDPRNVWVFLATSRTLAGIMGMRFYNSGKFMPAGLIAGASLLMVAKLGISVLSSPHL; translated from the coding sequence ATGCAGAAGGGCAGTGGCCCACTGGTGCCTTTACATTATCTTGGCTTTGGCTATGCAGCCCTGGTTGCTACTGCTGGGATTATTGGCTATGCAAAAGCAGATAGTGTGCCATCCCTGGTTGCTGGACTCTTCTTTGGGAGCCTATCAGGCCTTGGTGCTTACCAGATATCCCAGGATCCCAGGAATGTGTGGGTTTTCCTAGCTACATCCAGGACCCTGGCTGGCATCATGGGGATGAGATTCTACAACTCTGGAAAATTTATGCCAGCAGGTTTAATTGCAGGTGCCAGTTTGCTGATGGTTGCCAAGCTTGGAATTAGCGTGTTGAGTTCTCCCCATCTGTAG